A section of the Saccharomyces paradoxus strain CBS432 chromosome XII sequence genome encodes:
- a CDS encoding uncharacterized protein (similar to YLL056C) yields the protein MKVFVTGASGFIGSTVLSELVSSGHEVVGLARSDEAAARINSIDSAAKVLRGDLKDLDILKKGAIESDAVIHLGFVHDFKNFEQCCEIDRQATVAMLESLKGTNKPFLYTNGTLALRPSKVAYEQDDIDEDSKSLRGITEQVASSYKNKGVSVRIVRLPPSVHGKGDRGFVPILMNVAQATGKSGYVGQGRNVWPAVHRLDAAHLYRLVLEEGKTGQAYHCISEQGIPVKDIAQVIGETLDLPVVSIPADDAGIHFGFLSRFVTKDGPVSSEATKKELRWQPQQIGLLEDIRTNYQLN from the coding sequence atgaaagtaTTTGTAACCGGAGCTTCAGGTTTCATTGGTTCTACCGTATTATCTGAATTGGTCTCTTCAGGTCACGAAGTTGTTGGCTTGGCAAGATCAGATGAGGCCGCTGCAAGGATTAACTCAATTGATTCTGCTGCAAAAGTCCTTCGCGGTGACCTCAAGGATCtagatattttgaaaaagggtGCGATAGAATCTGATGCTGTTATTCATTTAGGTTTTGTGCatgattttaaaaattttgaacaGTGCTGCGAAATTGACCGTCAGGCCACTGTGGCTATGCTAGAGTCACTTAAAGGTACCAACAAGCCGTTCTTATACACTAATGGTACACTTGCTTTGCGCCCCAGCAAAGTTGCTTACGAACAggatgatattgatgaagattcCAAAAGTTTGCGTGGTATCACTGAACAGGTTGCGTCGAgttacaaaaataaaggtgTTTCGGTAAGGATTGTCAGGTTACCCCCGTCAGTTCATGGGAAGGGAGACAGGGGTTTCGTTCCAATATTGATGAACGTTGCTCAAGCTACTGGGAAATCTGGCTACGTTGGACAAGGCCGGAACGTCTGGCCGGCGGTACATCGTTTGGACGCAGCTCATTTGTACAGACTCGTTTTGGAGGAAGGAAAAACTGGGCAAGCGTATCATTGCATTTCTGAACAAGGTATACCAGTCAAAGATATCGCTCAAGTGATTGGAGAAACTTTGGATCTTCCCGTGGTCTCTATTCCTGCCGACGACGCAGGAATCCATTTCGGCTTCCTGTCTCGTTTTGTCACAAAAGATGGTCCAGTTTCAAGCGAAGCTACTAAAAAAGAGCTAAGATGGCAGCCACAACAAATTGGGCTCCTAGAAGATATCCGTACAAACTATCAGTTAAACTGA
- the HSU1 gene encoding cystathionine gamma-synthase (similar to YLL058W), whose translation MTDIEFGQPLPSNLDYAVSFGIPTWDSAIGYAEKVPEVISKMATGYPRYFPQPSVQRLCAYFVKRFGRDSEGCRPFPSVNLGLKCLEYVKSVTGPESKAHLEVETVTIKNHAVKKSGEPAELVLTIAAVLASGEEFETVKEYWKLRGECVSSRLAWSVNQLLDCANHGSDQTWQELEARLISAKKGEEEAKSLIKKRIVENRSSPFGLEKKNPNWKGLSLNSDEDVHLVSSGMSAISTARNLLTFLEEKKSSGYFLNKNSINEKKETLLCDTVGIFGFPFKDTQVIMTKFGKCKFFGFGDSGDVTELQKFLGTRKQRILAVFIETPSNPLLNMPDLKKLRRLADQYGFFIVIDDTIGGLNVDILPYADIVCTSLTKLFNGASNVMGGSVVLNPKSSLYPCAREYFKSAEFEDLLWCEDAIVLERNSRDFEDRTLRANLNTERLLKELLLPEQGKICKKIYYPTVTSEETFENYESVRNEHGGYGCLFSVAFYNEGDAKAFYDSLKVFKGPSNGTNFTLACPYVHLAHHSELEEVSKFGADPNIIRVSVGLEDAQWLLKVFSSALDVVRSRGSQHP comes from the coding sequence ATGACGGATATTGAATTTGGGCAACCCCTTCCTAGCAATCTAGACTATGCTGTTTCGTTTGGTATTCCTACATGGGATTCGGCAATAGGCTATGCGGAAAAGGTACCAGAAGTAATAAGTAAAATGGCTACAGGATATCCGAGGTACTTTCCTCAACCCTCTGTTCAGAGGCTTTGTGCTTACTTTGTTAAGAGATTTGGGCGAGATTCAGAAGGCTGTCGTCCTTTTCCATCCGTCAATTTGGGTTTGAAATGTTTGGAGTACGTAAAATCTGTCACAGGACCTGAAAGTAAAGCTCACCTTGAAGTAGAAACAGTTACAATCAAAAACCACGCTGTAAAAAAGTCGGGAGAACCGGCTGAATTGGTTCTAACCATTGCTGCTGTTCTTGCATCTGGGGAGGAGTTCGAAACTGTTAAAGAATATTGGAAATTAAGAGGTGAATGTGTATCTAGTCGATTAGCGTGGTCTGTCAACCAACTGCTTGACTGCGCTAACCACGGTTCAGACCAAACATGGCAAGAGCTAGAGGCTAGGCTAATTTCAGCAAAGAAAGGGGAGGAGGAAGCAAAAAGCctgataaagaaaaggatagTTGAGAACCGTTCTAGCCCCTTTGgtttagaaaaaaaaaatcctaaTTGGAAGGGACTTAGTCTCAACTCAGATGAAGATGTGCATCTTGTATCAAGTGGAATGTCTGCAATATCTACTGCTCGCAATTTACTCACCTTTTtggaggaaaagaaaagttctggatattttttgaacaagaacagcatcaatgagaaaaaagagacaTTATTATGTGATACTGTTGGTATATTTGGCTTTCCTTTTAAAGATACACAAGTTATTATGACgaaatttggaaaatgcAAATTCTTTGGATTTGGAGATTCCGGAGATGTTACTGAGTTACAAAAGTTTCTAGGCACAAGAAAACAACGCATCCTTGCCGTTTTCATTGAGACGCCTTCAAATCCTCTATTGAATATGCcggatttgaaaaaattgagaagaCTGGCCGATCAGTATGGGTTTTTTATTGTGATTGATGATACTATTGGGGGCCTTAACGTTGACATTTTGCCCTATGCGGATATAGTCTGCACGTCCTTGACGAAGCTTTTCAATGGTGCTAGTAATGTTATGGGCGGCTCAGTTGTTTTGAATCCAAAATCATCCCTGTACCCATGTGCCCGTGAGTACTTTAAAAGCGCCGAGTTCGAGGACTTGCTATGGTGTGAAGACGCAATAGTTCTAGAACGCAATTCCAGGGACTTCGAAGATAGGACGTTGCGCGCTAATTTAAACACAGAAAGACTGTTAAAGGAATTACTCTTACCTGAACAGGGGAAAATATGTAAGAAGATTTATTACCCAACCGTCACTTCTGAGGAGACCTTCGAGAATTACGAATCTGTTCGTAATGAACATGGTGGTTATGGATGCTTGTTTTCTGTGGCCTTTTACAATGAAGGAGATGCCAAAGCCTTTTATGActctttgaaagtttttaaGGGACCTTCTAATGGTACCAATTTTACCTTAGCATGTCCATATGTCCATTTAGCGCACCACTCAGAATTAGAAGAAGTTTCCAAGTTCGGAGCCGACCCTAACATTATTAGGGTAAGTGTCGGTCTAGAAGATGCCCAGTGGTTACTGAAAGTGTTCTCAAGCGCTTTGGATGTTGTGAGAAGCAGAGGCTCCCAACATCCATGA
- the JLP1 gene encoding sulfonate dioxygenase (Fe(II)-dependent sulfonate/alpha-ketoglutarate dioxygenase~similar to YLL057C), whose product MSPPAAETATPFLSSDLPIKIVTNGLKNLNYTSKQGYGNFDTHFYDGQDEVSPSGLLKIRKSYREKSKYPDYLPTWDPTEKYGPLEFHEYHDPALRADTNFSNLFAKEKIGQLKVKKVTPKLGLEINGIQLTDLSDAAKDELALLVAQKGVVIFRNQNFADEGPDYVTEYGKHFGKLHIHQTSGHPQNNPELHITFRRPDAEEFARVFDDSTSSGGWHTDVSYELQPPSYTFFNVVEGPDGGGDTLFADTIEAFNRLSKPLQDFLSTLHVIHSSKEQAENSQRQGGIQRRAPVTHIHPLVRVHPVLKKKCLYVNRAFSRKIVELKRQESESLLNFLYNLVESSHDLQLRAKWEPRTVVIWDNRRVQHSAVIDWEEPIHRHAFRITPQAERPVEDLKFLNDENYYPSSLTLDV is encoded by the coding sequence ATGTCTCCTCCAGCAGCTGAAACGGCAACACCCTTCCTCTCAAGTGATTTACCAATTAAAATCGTTACAAATGGGTTAAAGAACCTCAATTATACCTCCAAGCAAGGTTACGGGAATTTTGATACTCATTTCTACGATGGCCAGGATGAAGTCTCTCCCTCTGGCCTATTGAAGATTCGTAAATCTTATAGAGAAAAATCGAAGTACCCTGATTATTTGCCTACCTGGGATCCTACTGAAAAGTATGGCCCATTGGAATTCCACGAATACCATGATCCTGCTTTGAGAGCCGACACtaacttttcaaatctttttgcgaaagaaaagattggtCAACTAAAGGTCAAGAAGGTCACCCCAAAATTAGGTCTCGAAATCAATGGGATCCAATTAACTGATCTTTCTGATGCTGCAAAAGACGAACTCGCTTTGCTCGTTGCACAAAAGGGAGTAGTAATCTTTAGAAATCAGAACTTTGCTGACGAGGGACCAGATTATGTGACCGAGTATGGAAAACATTTTGGTAAGTTGCACATTCATCAAACCAGTGGACACCCTCAAAACAACCCTGAACTGCATATTACTTTCCGAAGACCTGATGCGGAAGAATTTGCAAGAGTTTTTGATGACTCGACATCATCTGGTGGCTGGCATACAGATGTTTCTTATGAGTTGCAGCCACCTTCTTACACTTTCTTTAATGTTGTCGAAGGTCCTGACGGTGGGGGAGATACGTTGTTTGCTGACACGATTGAGGCTTTCAACAGGTTGTCCAAACCTTTGCAAGATTTCTTGAGCACTCTTCATGTCATTCATAGTTCAAAGGAACAGGCAGAGAACTCACAGCGCCAGGGCGGTATACAAAGGAGAGCACCTGTTACACATATTCATCCATTGGTCAGAGTTCACCCTgtcttgaaaaagaaatgcttGTATGTTAACCGTGCATTTTCTAGGAAAATAGTCGAGTTAAAAAGACAAGAATCTGAATCACTGTTGAATTTCTTGTACAATTTAGTGGAAAGCAGTCATGATTTGCAATTAAGAGCCAAGTGGGAACCTCGTACGGTCGTAATTTGGGACAATCGCAGAGTTCAACATTCAGCAGTAATTGATTGGGAAGAACCAATTCACAGACATGCGTTCAGAATTACTCCTCAAGCGGAAAGGCCAGTGGAGGACCTGAAGTTCTTGAACGATGAAAATTATTatccttcttcattaacTTTGGATGTTTGA
- the GTT2 gene encoding glutathione transferase GTT2 (Glutathione S-transferase capable of homodimerization~similar to YLL060C), translated as MNVEVFLIRSIHEKRNQEMIIYDTPTGPYPARVRIALAEKNMQSSVEFVRINLRKGEHKKPNFLAKNYSGTVPVLELDDGTLIAECTAITEYIDALDGTPTLTGKTPLEKGVIHMMNKRAELELLDPVSVYFHHATPGLGPDVELYQNTEWGLRQRDKALRGMHYFDAVLRTRPFVAGESFSMADITVIGGLIFAAFVKLQVPAECEALQAWYKRMQQRPSVKKQLEMRPPAA; from the coding sequence ATGAACGTTGAGGTCTTCCTGATTCGCAGTATacatgaaaaaagaaaccaagAAATGATAATATATGACACTCCCACAGGGCCTTATCCGGCTCGGGTCCGCATTGCCTTGGCCGAGAAGAACATGCAATCGAGTGTCGAATTTGTGAGGATCAACCTCCGGAAGGGAGAGCATAAGAAGCCCAACTTTCTTGCCAAAAACTATTCAGGTACGGTGCCAGTGCTCGAACTCGACGACGGAACTTTAATCGCTGAGTGCACAGCCATTACCGAATACATTGACGCACTTGACGGTACACCCACTCTCACCGGAAAAACACCGCTGGAAAAAGGCGTAATCCACATGATGAATAAACGCGCAGAGTTGGAGCTGCTCGATCCTGTTAGTGTTTATTTTCACCATGCCACACCAGGATTGGGGCCTGATGTCGAGCTCTATCAAAACACCGAATGGGGGCTTCGCCAGCGCGACAAGGCTCTGCGTGGAATGCATTATTTTGATGCCGTTCTCAGAACACGTCCGTTTGTTGCCGGTGAATCGTTCTCAATGGCTGACATCACAGTGATAGGTGGTCTGATATTTGCTGCGTTCGTGAAACTGCAGGTGCCCGCAGAATGCGAGGCACTTCAGGCTTGGTACAAAAGGATGCAACAACGCCCCAGCGTAAAGAAACAGCTAGAGATGCGCCCACCAGCTGCGTAA